A region of Capra hircus breed San Clemente chromosome 11, ASM170441v1, whole genome shotgun sequence DNA encodes the following proteins:
- the KCNT1 gene encoding potassium channel subfamily T member 1 isoform X7: MSDLDSEVLPLPPRYRFRDLLLGDQSFQNDDRVQVEFYVNENTFKERLKLFFIKNQRSSLRIRLFNFSLKLLTCLLYIVRVLLDDPALGIGCWGCPKQNYTFNESSSEINWAPILWVERKVALWAIQVIVAIISFLETMLLIYLSYKGNIWEQIFRVSFILEMINTLPFIITIFWPPLRNLFIPVFLNCWLAKHALENMINDFHRAILRSQSAMFNQVLILFCTLLCLVFTGTCGIQHLERAGDNLSLLTSFYFCIVTFSTVGYGDVTPKIWPSQLLVVIMICVALVVLPLQFEELVYLWMERQKSGGNYSRHRAQTEKHVILCVSSLKIDLLMDFLNEFYAHPRLQDYYVVILCPTEMDIQVRRVLQIPLWSQRVIYLQGSALKDQDLMRAKMDNGEACFILSSRNEVDRTAADHQTILRAWAVKDFAPNCPLYVQILKPENKFHVKFAEHVVCEEECKYAMLALNCICPATSTLITLLVHTSRGQEGQDSPEQWQRMYGRCSGNEVYHVRMGDSKFFREYEGKSFTYAAFHAHKKYGVCLIGLKREDNKSILLNPGPRHILAASDTCFYINITKEENSAFIFKQEEKQKRKGFAGQGLYEGSSRLPVHSIIASMGTVAMDLQNTECRPTPSGGGGGGSKLALPTENGSGSRRPSIAPVLEVADSSTLLPCDLLSDQSEDEMTPSEDEGLSVVEYVKGYPPNSPYIGSSPTLCHLLPVKAPFCCLRLDKGCKHNSYEDAKAYGFKNKLIIVSAETAGNGLYNFIVPLRAYYRPRRELNPIVLLLDNKPDHHFLEAICCFPMVYYMEGSVDNLDSLLRCGVIYADNLVVADKESTMSAEEDYMADAKTIVNVQTMFRLFPSLSITTELTHPSNMRFMQFRAKDSYSLALSKLEKRERENGSNLAFMFRLPFAAGRVFSISMLDTLLYQSFVKDYMIPITRLLLGLDTTPGSGYLCAMKISEDDLWIRTYGRLFQKLCSSSAEIPIGIYRTQSHVFSTEPHDLRAQASPLLPGQSQVSVSVEDCEDTRETKGSWGVRAGTGGSSTHGRHTVGSDPAEHPLLRRKSLPWARRLSRKGSRHAGKAAAEWISQQRLSLYRRSERQELSELVKNRMKHLGLPTTGYEDVANLTASDVMNRVNLGYLQDEMNDHQNTLSYVLINPPPDTRLEPNDIVYLIRSDPLAHVASSSQSRKSSCSNKLASCNPETRDETQL; the protein is encoded by the exons CTGGGGCTGCCCGAAGCAGAATTATACCTTCAATGAGTCGTCCTCCGAGATCAACTG gGCCCCCATCCTGTGGGTGGAGAGGAAGGTGGCTCTGTGGGCCATTCAG GTCATCGTGGCCATCATCAGCTTCCTGGAGACCATGCTTCTCATTTACCTCAGCTACAAA GGCAACATCTGGGAGCAGATCTTCCGCGTGTCCTTCATCCTGGAGATGATCAACACGCTGCCCTTCATCATCACG ATATTCTGGCCGCCGCTGCGGAACCTGTTCATCCCTGTGTTTCTGAACTGCTGGCTGGCCAAGCACGCCCTGGAGAATATGATC AATGACTTCCACCGCGCCATCCTGCGCTCGCAGTCGGCCATGTTCAACCAGGTCCTTATCCTCTTCTGCACCCTGCTGTGCCTGGTCTTCACGGG GACCTGCGGCATCCAGCACCTGGAGCGCGCGGGCGACAACCTGTCCCTCCTGACGTCCTTCTACTTCTGCATCGTCACCTTCTCCACCGTGGGCTACGGGGACGTGACACCCAAGATCTGGCCGTCCCAGCTGCTGGTGGTCATCATGATCTGCGTGGCCCTGGTGGTGCTCCCACTGCAG TTTGAGGAACTCGTCTACCTGTGGATGGAGCGGCAGAAGTCGGGGGGCAACTACAGCCGTCACCGGGCCCAGACGGAGAAGCATGTGATCCTGTGCGTGAGCTCCCTCAAGATCGACCTGCTCATGGACTTTTTGAACGAATTCTACGCGCATCCACGGTTGCAG GACTACTACGTCGTCATCCTGTGCCCCACGGAGATGGACATCCAGGTTCGCAGGGTCCTGCAGATCCCCCTGTGGTCCCAGCGGGTCATCTACCTCCAGGGCTCCGCGCTCAAGGATCAGGACCTTATGCGGGCCAA GATGGACAACGGGGAGGCCTGCTTTATTCTCAGCAGCCGGAACGAGGTGGACCGCACCGCGGCG GACCACCAGACCATCCTGCGTGCCTGGGCCGTGAAGGACTTCGCCCCGAACTGCCCCCTCTACGTCCAGATCCTCAAGCCTGAGAACAAGTTTCATGTCAAGTTTGCAG AGCACGTGGTGTGCGAGGAGGAGTGCAAGTACGCCATGCTGGCCCTCAACTGCATCTGCCCGGCCACGTCCACCCTCATCACCCTGCTGGTGCACACGTCCCGCGGCCA GGAAGGCCAGGACTCGCCAGAGCAGTGGCAGCGCATGTACGGACGCTGCTCGGGCAACGAGGTCTACCACGTGCGCATGGGGGACAGCAAGTTCTTCCGCGAGTACGAGGGCAAGAGCTTCACCTACGCCGCCTTCCACGCGCACAAGAA ATACGGCGTGTGCCTCATCGGCCTGAAGCGCGAGGACAACAAGAGCATCCTGTTGAACCCGGGCCCGCGGCACATCCTGGCGGCCTCCGACACCTGCTTCTACATCAACATCACCAAGGAGGAGAACTCGGCCTTCATCTTcaagcaggaggaaaagcagaagaGGAAGGGCTTCGCGGGGCAGGGGCTGTACGAGGGCTCGTCCCGCCTGCCCGTGCACAGCATCATCGCCTCCATGG GGACAGTGGCCATGGACCTCCAGAACACGGAGTGCCGGCCCACACCgagcggcgggggcggcggcggcagcaaGCTGGCGCTCCCCACGGAAAATGGCTCGGGCAGCCGGCGGCCCAGCATCGCGCCGGTGCTGGAGGTGGCCGACAGCTCGACCCTGCTGCCCTGCGACCTGCTGAGTGACCAGTCAGAGGACGAGATGACGCCGTCGGAGGACGAGGGGCTATCCGTGGTGGA gtatGTGAAGGGCTACCCCCCTAACTCACCCTACATTGGCAGCTCCCCAACCCTGTGCCACCTCCTGCCCGTGAAAGCCCCCTTCTGCTGCCTGCGGCTGGACAAG ggctGCAAGCACAACAGCTACGAAGACGCCAAGGCCTACGGCTTCAAGAACAAGCTGATCATTGTCTCGGCGGAGACAGCGGGCAACGGGCTGTACAACTTCATCGTGCCGCTGCGCGCCTACTACCGGCCTCGCCGGGAGCTCAACCCCATTGTGCTGCTGCTGGACAACAA GCCCGACCACCACTTCCTGGAGGCCATCTGCTGCTTTCCCATGGTGTACTACATGGAGGGCTCCGTGGACAA CCTGGACAGCCTGCTGCGGTGCGGCGTCATCTACGCGGACAATCTGGTGGTGGCGGACAAGGAGAGCACCATGAGTGCCGAGGAGGACTACATGGCCGACGCCAAGACCATCGTCAACGTGCAGACGATGTTCCG GCTCTTCCCCAGTCTCAGCATCACGACCGAGCTCACCCACCCGTCCAACATGCGGTTCATGCAGTTTCGCGCCAAGGACAGCTACTCTCTAGCTCTCTCCAAACTGGAGAAG AGGGAGCGTGAGAACGGCTCCAACCTGGCCTTCATGTTCCGCCTGCCCTTCGCCGCTGGCCGCGTCTTCAGCATCAGCATgctggacacactgctgtatcaG TCCTTCGTGAAGGACTACATGATCCCCATCACCAGGCTGCTGCTGGGCTTGGACACCACGCCAGGCTCCGGCTACCTCTGCGCT ATGAAGATCTCAGAGGACGACCTGTGGATCCGCACCTACGGCCGCCTCTTCCAGAAGCTGTGCTCCTCCAGCGCCGAGATCCCCATCGGCATCTACAGGACCCAGAGCCACGTCTTCTCCACCGAG CCCCACGACCTCAGGGCCCAG GCCTCACCCCTCCTTCCCGGCCAGTCCCAGGTCTCGGTGAGCGTGGAGGACTGCGAGGACACTCGGGAGACAAAGGGGTCCTGGGGCGTGCGGGCGGGCACGGGCGGCAGCAGCACCCACGGCCGGCACACGGTGGGCAGCGACCCAGCCGAGCACCCACTCCTGCGGCGCAAGAGCCTCCCGTGGGCGCGGAGGCTGAGCCGCAAGGGCTCCCGGCACGCGGGGAAGGCGGCAGCCGAGTGGATCAGTCAACAGCGGCTCAGCCTGTACCGGCGCTCGGAGCGGCAGGAGCTCTCAGAGTTGGTCAAGAACCGCATGAAGCACCTGGGGCTGCCCACCACTGGCTACG AGGATGTAGCAAATTTAACAGCCAGTGATGTCATGAATCGGGTAAACCTGGGATATTTGCAAG ACGAGATGAATGACCACCAGAACACCCTCTCCTATGTGCTCATCAACCCCCCACCCGACACACGGCTGGAGCCCAACGACATCGT ATATCTCATCCGCTCCGACCCCTTGGCCCACGTGGCCAGCAGCTCTCAGAGCCGGAAGAGCAGCTGCAGCAACAAGCTGGCCTCCTGCAACCCGGAGACGCGGGACGAGACACAGCTCTGA
- the KCNT1 gene encoding potassium channel subfamily T member 1 isoform X8, with product MSDLDSEVLPLPPRYRFRDLLLGDQSFQNDDRVQVEFYVNENTFKERLKLFFIKNQRSSLRIRLFNFSLKLLTCLLYIVRVLLDDPALGIGCWGCPKQNYTFNESSSEINWAPILWVERKVALWAIQVIVAIISFLETMLLIYLSYKGNIWEQIFRVSFILEMINTLPFIITIFWPPLRNLFIPVFLNCWLAKHALENMINDFHRAILRSQSAMFNQVLILFCTLLCLVFTGTCGIQHLERAGDNLSLLTSFYFCIVTFSTVGYGDVTPKIWPSQLLVVIMICVALVVLPLQFEELVYLWMERQKSGGNYSRHRAQTEKHVILCVSSLKIDLLMDFLNEFYAHPRLQDYYVVILCPTEMDIQVRRVLQIPLWSQRVIYLQGSALKDQDLMRAKMDNGEACFILSSRNEVDRTAADHQTILRAWAVKDFAPNCPLYVQILKPENKFHVKFAEHVVCEEECKYAMLALNCICPATSTLITLLVHTSRGQEGQDSPEQWQRMYGRCSGNEVYHVRMGDSKFFREYEGKSFTYAAFHAHKKYGVCLIGLKREDNKSILLNPGPRHILAASDTCFYINITKEENSAFIFKQEEKQKRKGFAGQGLYEGSSRLPVHSIIASMGTVAMDLQNTECRPTPSGGGGGGSKLALPTENGSGSRRPSIAPVLEVADSSTLLPCDLLSDQSEDEMTPSEDEGLSVVEYVKGYPPNSPYIGSSPTLCHLLPVKAPFCCLRLDKGCKHNSYEDAKAYGFKNKLIIVSAETAGNGLYNFIVPLRAYYRPRRELNPIVLLLDNKPDHHFLEAICCFPMVYYMEGSVDNLDSLLRCGVIYADNLVVADKESTMSAEEDYMADAKTIVNVQTMFRLFPSLSITTELTHPSNMRFMQFRAKDSYSLALSKLEKRERENGSNLAFMFRLPFAAGRVFSISMLDTLLYQSFVKDYMIPITRLLLGLDTTPGSGYLCAMKISEDDLWIRTYGRLFQKLCSSSAEIPIGIYRTQSHVFSTEPHDLRAQSQVSVSVEDCEDTRETKGSWGVRAGTGGSSTHGRHTVGSDPAEHPLLRRKSLPWARRLSRKGSRHAGKAAAEWISQQRLSLYRRSERQELSELVKNRMKHLGLPTTGYEDVANLTASDVMNRVNLGYLQDEMNDHQNTLSYVLINPPPDTRLEPNDIVYLIRSDPLAHVASSSQSRKSSCSNKLASCNPETRDETQL from the exons CTGGGGCTGCCCGAAGCAGAATTATACCTTCAATGAGTCGTCCTCCGAGATCAACTG gGCCCCCATCCTGTGGGTGGAGAGGAAGGTGGCTCTGTGGGCCATTCAG GTCATCGTGGCCATCATCAGCTTCCTGGAGACCATGCTTCTCATTTACCTCAGCTACAAA GGCAACATCTGGGAGCAGATCTTCCGCGTGTCCTTCATCCTGGAGATGATCAACACGCTGCCCTTCATCATCACG ATATTCTGGCCGCCGCTGCGGAACCTGTTCATCCCTGTGTTTCTGAACTGCTGGCTGGCCAAGCACGCCCTGGAGAATATGATC AATGACTTCCACCGCGCCATCCTGCGCTCGCAGTCGGCCATGTTCAACCAGGTCCTTATCCTCTTCTGCACCCTGCTGTGCCTGGTCTTCACGGG GACCTGCGGCATCCAGCACCTGGAGCGCGCGGGCGACAACCTGTCCCTCCTGACGTCCTTCTACTTCTGCATCGTCACCTTCTCCACCGTGGGCTACGGGGACGTGACACCCAAGATCTGGCCGTCCCAGCTGCTGGTGGTCATCATGATCTGCGTGGCCCTGGTGGTGCTCCCACTGCAG TTTGAGGAACTCGTCTACCTGTGGATGGAGCGGCAGAAGTCGGGGGGCAACTACAGCCGTCACCGGGCCCAGACGGAGAAGCATGTGATCCTGTGCGTGAGCTCCCTCAAGATCGACCTGCTCATGGACTTTTTGAACGAATTCTACGCGCATCCACGGTTGCAG GACTACTACGTCGTCATCCTGTGCCCCACGGAGATGGACATCCAGGTTCGCAGGGTCCTGCAGATCCCCCTGTGGTCCCAGCGGGTCATCTACCTCCAGGGCTCCGCGCTCAAGGATCAGGACCTTATGCGGGCCAA GATGGACAACGGGGAGGCCTGCTTTATTCTCAGCAGCCGGAACGAGGTGGACCGCACCGCGGCG GACCACCAGACCATCCTGCGTGCCTGGGCCGTGAAGGACTTCGCCCCGAACTGCCCCCTCTACGTCCAGATCCTCAAGCCTGAGAACAAGTTTCATGTCAAGTTTGCAG AGCACGTGGTGTGCGAGGAGGAGTGCAAGTACGCCATGCTGGCCCTCAACTGCATCTGCCCGGCCACGTCCACCCTCATCACCCTGCTGGTGCACACGTCCCGCGGCCA GGAAGGCCAGGACTCGCCAGAGCAGTGGCAGCGCATGTACGGACGCTGCTCGGGCAACGAGGTCTACCACGTGCGCATGGGGGACAGCAAGTTCTTCCGCGAGTACGAGGGCAAGAGCTTCACCTACGCCGCCTTCCACGCGCACAAGAA ATACGGCGTGTGCCTCATCGGCCTGAAGCGCGAGGACAACAAGAGCATCCTGTTGAACCCGGGCCCGCGGCACATCCTGGCGGCCTCCGACACCTGCTTCTACATCAACATCACCAAGGAGGAGAACTCGGCCTTCATCTTcaagcaggaggaaaagcagaagaGGAAGGGCTTCGCGGGGCAGGGGCTGTACGAGGGCTCGTCCCGCCTGCCCGTGCACAGCATCATCGCCTCCATGG GGACAGTGGCCATGGACCTCCAGAACACGGAGTGCCGGCCCACACCgagcggcgggggcggcggcggcagcaaGCTGGCGCTCCCCACGGAAAATGGCTCGGGCAGCCGGCGGCCCAGCATCGCGCCGGTGCTGGAGGTGGCCGACAGCTCGACCCTGCTGCCCTGCGACCTGCTGAGTGACCAGTCAGAGGACGAGATGACGCCGTCGGAGGACGAGGGGCTATCCGTGGTGGA gtatGTGAAGGGCTACCCCCCTAACTCACCCTACATTGGCAGCTCCCCAACCCTGTGCCACCTCCTGCCCGTGAAAGCCCCCTTCTGCTGCCTGCGGCTGGACAAG ggctGCAAGCACAACAGCTACGAAGACGCCAAGGCCTACGGCTTCAAGAACAAGCTGATCATTGTCTCGGCGGAGACAGCGGGCAACGGGCTGTACAACTTCATCGTGCCGCTGCGCGCCTACTACCGGCCTCGCCGGGAGCTCAACCCCATTGTGCTGCTGCTGGACAACAA GCCCGACCACCACTTCCTGGAGGCCATCTGCTGCTTTCCCATGGTGTACTACATGGAGGGCTCCGTGGACAA CCTGGACAGCCTGCTGCGGTGCGGCGTCATCTACGCGGACAATCTGGTGGTGGCGGACAAGGAGAGCACCATGAGTGCCGAGGAGGACTACATGGCCGACGCCAAGACCATCGTCAACGTGCAGACGATGTTCCG GCTCTTCCCCAGTCTCAGCATCACGACCGAGCTCACCCACCCGTCCAACATGCGGTTCATGCAGTTTCGCGCCAAGGACAGCTACTCTCTAGCTCTCTCCAAACTGGAGAAG AGGGAGCGTGAGAACGGCTCCAACCTGGCCTTCATGTTCCGCCTGCCCTTCGCCGCTGGCCGCGTCTTCAGCATCAGCATgctggacacactgctgtatcaG TCCTTCGTGAAGGACTACATGATCCCCATCACCAGGCTGCTGCTGGGCTTGGACACCACGCCAGGCTCCGGCTACCTCTGCGCT ATGAAGATCTCAGAGGACGACCTGTGGATCCGCACCTACGGCCGCCTCTTCCAGAAGCTGTGCTCCTCCAGCGCCGAGATCCCCATCGGCATCTACAGGACCCAGAGCCACGTCTTCTCCACCGAG CCCCACGACCTCAGGGCCCAG TCCCAGGTCTCGGTGAGCGTGGAGGACTGCGAGGACACTCGGGAGACAAAGGGGTCCTGGGGCGTGCGGGCGGGCACGGGCGGCAGCAGCACCCACGGCCGGCACACGGTGGGCAGCGACCCAGCCGAGCACCCACTCCTGCGGCGCAAGAGCCTCCCGTGGGCGCGGAGGCTGAGCCGCAAGGGCTCCCGGCACGCGGGGAAGGCGGCAGCCGAGTGGATCAGTCAACAGCGGCTCAGCCTGTACCGGCGCTCGGAGCGGCAGGAGCTCTCAGAGTTGGTCAAGAACCGCATGAAGCACCTGGGGCTGCCCACCACTGGCTACG AGGATGTAGCAAATTTAACAGCCAGTGATGTCATGAATCGGGTAAACCTGGGATATTTGCAAG ACGAGATGAATGACCACCAGAACACCCTCTCCTATGTGCTCATCAACCCCCCACCCGACACACGGCTGGAGCCCAACGACATCGT ATATCTCATCCGCTCCGACCCCTTGGCCCACGTGGCCAGCAGCTCTCAGAGCCGGAAGAGCAGCTGCAGCAACAAGCTGGCCTCCTGCAACCCGGAGACGCGGGACGAGACACAGCTCTGA
- the KCNT1 gene encoding potassium channel subfamily T member 1 isoform X6, with protein MARAKLPRSPSEGKAGPGGTPAGASAPEEPHGLSPLLPARGGGSVGSDVGQRVQVEFYVNENTFKERLKLFFIKNQRSSLRIRLFNFSLKLLTCLLYIVRVLLDDPALGIGCWGCPKQNYTFNESSSEINWAPILWVERKVALWAIQVIVAIISFLETMLLIYLSYKGNIWEQIFRVSFILEMINTLPFIITIFWPPLRNLFIPVFLNCWLAKHALENMINDFHRAILRSQSAMFNQVLILFCTLLCLVFTGTCGIQHLERAGDNLSLLTSFYFCIVTFSTVGYGDVTPKIWPSQLLVVIMICVALVVLPLQFEELVYLWMERQKSGGNYSRHRAQTEKHVILCVSSLKIDLLMDFLNEFYAHPRLQDYYVVILCPTEMDIQVRRVLQIPLWSQRVIYLQGSALKDQDLMRAKMDNGEACFILSSRNEVDRTAADHQTILRAWAVKDFAPNCPLYVQILKPENKFHVKFAEHVVCEEECKYAMLALNCICPATSTLITLLVHTSRGQEGQDSPEQWQRMYGRCSGNEVYHVRMGDSKFFREYEGKSFTYAAFHAHKKYGVCLIGLKREDNKSILLNPGPRHILAASDTCFYINITKEENSAFIFKQEEKQKRKGFAGQGLYEGSSRLPVHSIIASMGTVAMDLQNTECRPTPSGGGGGGSKLALPTENGSGSRRPSIAPVLEVADSSTLLPCDLLSDQSEDEMTPSEDEGLSVVEYVKGYPPNSPYIGSSPTLCHLLPVKAPFCCLRLDKGCKHNSYEDAKAYGFKNKLIIVSAETAGNGLYNFIVPLRAYYRPRRELNPIVLLLDNKPDHHFLEAICCFPMVYYMEGSVDNLDSLLRCGVIYADNLVVADKESTMSAEEDYMADAKTIVNVQTMFRLFPSLSITTELTHPSNMRFMQFRAKDSYSLALSKLEKRERENGSNLAFMFRLPFAAGRVFSISMLDTLLYQSFVKDYMIPITRLLLGLDTTPGSGYLCAMKISEDDLWIRTYGRLFQKLCSSSAEIPIGIYRTQSHVFSTEPHDLRAQSQVSVSVEDCEDTRETKGSWGVRAGTGGSSTHGRHTVGSDPAEHPLLRRKSLPWARRLSRKGSRHAGKAAAEWISQQRLSLYRRSERQELSELVKNRMKHLGLPTTGYEDVANLTASDVMNRVNLGYLQDEMNDHQNTLSYVLINPPPDTRLEPNDIVYLIRSDPLAHVASSSQSRKSSCSNKLASCNPETRDETQL; from the exons CTGGGGCTGCCCGAAGCAGAATTATACCTTCAATGAGTCGTCCTCCGAGATCAACTG gGCCCCCATCCTGTGGGTGGAGAGGAAGGTGGCTCTGTGGGCCATTCAG GTCATCGTGGCCATCATCAGCTTCCTGGAGACCATGCTTCTCATTTACCTCAGCTACAAA GGCAACATCTGGGAGCAGATCTTCCGCGTGTCCTTCATCCTGGAGATGATCAACACGCTGCCCTTCATCATCACG ATATTCTGGCCGCCGCTGCGGAACCTGTTCATCCCTGTGTTTCTGAACTGCTGGCTGGCCAAGCACGCCCTGGAGAATATGATC AATGACTTCCACCGCGCCATCCTGCGCTCGCAGTCGGCCATGTTCAACCAGGTCCTTATCCTCTTCTGCACCCTGCTGTGCCTGGTCTTCACGGG GACCTGCGGCATCCAGCACCTGGAGCGCGCGGGCGACAACCTGTCCCTCCTGACGTCCTTCTACTTCTGCATCGTCACCTTCTCCACCGTGGGCTACGGGGACGTGACACCCAAGATCTGGCCGTCCCAGCTGCTGGTGGTCATCATGATCTGCGTGGCCCTGGTGGTGCTCCCACTGCAG TTTGAGGAACTCGTCTACCTGTGGATGGAGCGGCAGAAGTCGGGGGGCAACTACAGCCGTCACCGGGCCCAGACGGAGAAGCATGTGATCCTGTGCGTGAGCTCCCTCAAGATCGACCTGCTCATGGACTTTTTGAACGAATTCTACGCGCATCCACGGTTGCAG GACTACTACGTCGTCATCCTGTGCCCCACGGAGATGGACATCCAGGTTCGCAGGGTCCTGCAGATCCCCCTGTGGTCCCAGCGGGTCATCTACCTCCAGGGCTCCGCGCTCAAGGATCAGGACCTTATGCGGGCCAA GATGGACAACGGGGAGGCCTGCTTTATTCTCAGCAGCCGGAACGAGGTGGACCGCACCGCGGCG GACCACCAGACCATCCTGCGTGCCTGGGCCGTGAAGGACTTCGCCCCGAACTGCCCCCTCTACGTCCAGATCCTCAAGCCTGAGAACAAGTTTCATGTCAAGTTTGCAG AGCACGTGGTGTGCGAGGAGGAGTGCAAGTACGCCATGCTGGCCCTCAACTGCATCTGCCCGGCCACGTCCACCCTCATCACCCTGCTGGTGCACACGTCCCGCGGCCA GGAAGGCCAGGACTCGCCAGAGCAGTGGCAGCGCATGTACGGACGCTGCTCGGGCAACGAGGTCTACCACGTGCGCATGGGGGACAGCAAGTTCTTCCGCGAGTACGAGGGCAAGAGCTTCACCTACGCCGCCTTCCACGCGCACAAGAA ATACGGCGTGTGCCTCATCGGCCTGAAGCGCGAGGACAACAAGAGCATCCTGTTGAACCCGGGCCCGCGGCACATCCTGGCGGCCTCCGACACCTGCTTCTACATCAACATCACCAAGGAGGAGAACTCGGCCTTCATCTTcaagcaggaggaaaagcagaagaGGAAGGGCTTCGCGGGGCAGGGGCTGTACGAGGGCTCGTCCCGCCTGCCCGTGCACAGCATCATCGCCTCCATGG GGACAGTGGCCATGGACCTCCAGAACACGGAGTGCCGGCCCACACCgagcggcgggggcggcggcggcagcaaGCTGGCGCTCCCCACGGAAAATGGCTCGGGCAGCCGGCGGCCCAGCATCGCGCCGGTGCTGGAGGTGGCCGACAGCTCGACCCTGCTGCCCTGCGACCTGCTGAGTGACCAGTCAGAGGACGAGATGACGCCGTCGGAGGACGAGGGGCTATCCGTGGTGGA gtatGTGAAGGGCTACCCCCCTAACTCACCCTACATTGGCAGCTCCCCAACCCTGTGCCACCTCCTGCCCGTGAAAGCCCCCTTCTGCTGCCTGCGGCTGGACAAG ggctGCAAGCACAACAGCTACGAAGACGCCAAGGCCTACGGCTTCAAGAACAAGCTGATCATTGTCTCGGCGGAGACAGCGGGCAACGGGCTGTACAACTTCATCGTGCCGCTGCGCGCCTACTACCGGCCTCGCCGGGAGCTCAACCCCATTGTGCTGCTGCTGGACAACAA GCCCGACCACCACTTCCTGGAGGCCATCTGCTGCTTTCCCATGGTGTACTACATGGAGGGCTCCGTGGACAA CCTGGACAGCCTGCTGCGGTGCGGCGTCATCTACGCGGACAATCTGGTGGTGGCGGACAAGGAGAGCACCATGAGTGCCGAGGAGGACTACATGGCCGACGCCAAGACCATCGTCAACGTGCAGACGATGTTCCG GCTCTTCCCCAGTCTCAGCATCACGACCGAGCTCACCCACCCGTCCAACATGCGGTTCATGCAGTTTCGCGCCAAGGACAGCTACTCTCTAGCTCTCTCCAAACTGGAGAAG AGGGAGCGTGAGAACGGCTCCAACCTGGCCTTCATGTTCCGCCTGCCCTTCGCCGCTGGCCGCGTCTTCAGCATCAGCATgctggacacactgctgtatcaG TCCTTCGTGAAGGACTACATGATCCCCATCACCAGGCTGCTGCTGGGCTTGGACACCACGCCAGGCTCCGGCTACCTCTGCGCT ATGAAGATCTCAGAGGACGACCTGTGGATCCGCACCTACGGCCGCCTCTTCCAGAAGCTGTGCTCCTCCAGCGCCGAGATCCCCATCGGCATCTACAGGACCCAGAGCCACGTCTTCTCCACCGAG CCCCACGACCTCAGGGCCCAG TCCCAGGTCTCGGTGAGCGTGGAGGACTGCGAGGACACTCGGGAGACAAAGGGGTCCTGGGGCGTGCGGGCGGGCACGGGCGGCAGCAGCACCCACGGCCGGCACACGGTGGGCAGCGACCCAGCCGAGCACCCACTCCTGCGGCGCAAGAGCCTCCCGTGGGCGCGGAGGCTGAGCCGCAAGGGCTCCCGGCACGCGGGGAAGGCGGCAGCCGAGTGGATCAGTCAACAGCGGCTCAGCCTGTACCGGCGCTCGGAGCGGCAGGAGCTCTCAGAGTTGGTCAAGAACCGCATGAAGCACCTGGGGCTGCCCACCACTGGCTACG AGGATGTAGCAAATTTAACAGCCAGTGATGTCATGAATCGGGTAAACCTGGGATATTTGCAAG ACGAGATGAATGACCACCAGAACACCCTCTCCTATGTGCTCATCAACCCCCCACCCGACACACGGCTGGAGCCCAACGACATCGT ATATCTCATCCGCTCCGACCCCTTGGCCCACGTGGCCAGCAGCTCTCAGAGCCGGAAGAGCAGCTGCAGCAACAAGCTGGCCTCCTGCAACCCGGAGACGCGGGACGAGACACAGCTCTGA